The proteins below come from a single Lineus longissimus chromosome 5, tnLinLong1.2, whole genome shotgun sequence genomic window:
- the LOC135488295 gene encoding uncharacterized protein LOC135488295, protein MMEEYKTKVEPGDDKKEKDMEVVEMDEPANEEPKATDPLTPTEEADPATAAGQGSSRRNEWCSKITDYNEYWSLRIGTIQFFIGVFLTIFGIAAMATRTPVNEYSFGFLAGVFTVGGGVLGVLSSKMKRKYLILACLVTSSVAIFWALVTFICAAVGLDRTEQARRTAVKENSVHDRWFALNSLLLLLALGEIAAGLVQTVFCGFIFKKPHLKFKILRRLKNRKTGETEITIVEESVAAEQAVTSESAPPEEKQEEVPVIAYRKPCGCTVVPAYNGVVALRCGVIQVTFGVVIFAFAIGAFAAGAWGAWFAFGIWGGLMIITAGSLGIVTSQDKRRDIIIACMAMSLFSAIASLGLFLIHCIGLDVDSKPRVSQRLAIHAFLVILGIAEIAVAVVQAVYAGQAISEVREAHVGIMAAPPGQPTPPPIGGYQIGIGQGSVGPHPLVLLPLPTQPSQQFQLNYGPVSIDNPGSFFLTVNPQQTKSSEEKGKKEGETEVKTSVHYVGRGRDGAKAYL, encoded by the coding sequence ATGATGGAAGAGTACAAGACCAAAGTCGAACCAGGTGATGATAAGAAGGAGAAGGATATGGAAGTGGTAGAGATGGACGAACCCGCCAATGAGGAGCCCAAGGCCACAGATCCTCTCACTCCCACGGAGGAGGCTGACCCGGCCACTGCTGCTGGCCAGGGCTCGAGCCGCCGCAACGAATGGTGCTCCAAGATCACGGATTACAACGAGTACTGGTCGCTTCGGATAGGTACCATTCAGTTCTTCATCGGCGTTTTCCTGACTATTTTCGGGATCGCCGCCATGGCCACGAGGACCCCGGTGAATGAGTACAGTTTCGGCTTCCTAGCAGGCGTCTTTACAGTCGGTGGTGGCGTCCTCGGAGTACTTTCGTCAAAAATGAAACGGAAGTACTTGATCTTAGCATGTCTCGTGACATCTTCGGTAGCGATTTTCTGGGCCTTGGTCACGTTCATATGCGCGGCCGTTGGCCTGGACCGGACGGAGCAGGCAAGACGGACGGCAGTTAAAGAAAACAGCGTCCATGATCGGTGGTTTGCGCTGAATTCTCTCCTCCTCCTCTTGGCCCTCGGTGAGATTGCTGCCGGATTGGTGCAGACAGTCTTCTGTGGGTTCATCTTTAAGAAGCCCCATTTGAAGTTCAAGATCTTACGTCGCTTGAAGAACAGGAAGACTGGTGAGACGGAGATAACGATCGTAGAAGAGTCGGTTGCGGCCGAACAGGCTGTTACCAGTGAGAGTGCCCCGCCTGAGGAGAAGCAGGAAGAGGTCCCCGTCATCGCCTACAGAAAACCATGTGGCTGCACCGTTGTTCCGGCCTACAACGGGGTAGTAGCGCTGAGATGTGGGGTCATACAAGTTACCTTCGGAGTCGTCATCTTCGCCTTTGCAATCGGAGCCTTTGCTGCCGGCGCTTGGGGAGCATGGTTCGCTTTCGGAATATGGGGCGGATTGATGATCATCACTGCTGGAAGCTTAGGAATCGTCACCTCACAGGACAAGAGACGGGATATCATCATAGCGTGTATGGCAATGTCGCTCTTCTCTGCCATTGCATCTCTGGGGCTCTTCCTCATCCATTGTATTGGTCTTGATGTCGATTCCAAACCACGAGTGTCTCAACGCCTGGCAATCCATGCGTTCCTGGTCATCTTAGGAATAGCAGAGATTGCTGTAGCGGTCGTGCAGGCTGTATACGCGGGTCAAGCTATATCTGAAGTAAGGGAGGCACACGTCGGCATCATGGCGGCGCCACCAGGCCAACCGACCCCGCCACCTATCGGCGGCTACCAGATCGGTATCGGACAAGGTAGCGTAGGTCCACACCCATTGGTACTTCTACCACTACCGACGCAGCCATCGCAACAATTCCAATTGAATTACGGCCCGGTGTCTATTGATAACCCGGGCTCCTTCTTCCTTACAGTCAACCCTCAGCAGACGAAATCATCCGAagaaaaaggaaagaaagaGGGAGAAACGGAAGTAAAAACATCAGTGCATTATGTGGGTAGAGGAAGAGATGGAGCGAAAGCTTATTTATAA